The following are encoded together in the Citrus sinensis cultivar Valencia sweet orange chromosome 1, DVS_A1.0, whole genome shotgun sequence genome:
- the LOC102615139 gene encoding uncharacterized protein LOC102615139, with translation MNMKKQKPKAIVVGGSIAGESCAKALVSAGWDVVVIEKTRGPPTQNPTGAGLGLDPLAQKIVQSWLHEPELLYNNTLPITITENLATDGEKKISWVIGREEGAKYLTAYWADLHGLIYNTLPPEIFLWGHQYLSFCISEDKLTVKVRAKDLETDEIIEIVGDLLVGADGILSSIVQSILPDFKLRYTGYCAWRGVFNFSENDSETILGIRKSYPDIGKCFYTNIGSGSHILVTELKKEKFNWVWYVNQPEPELKGNTTSVKVSSDMIEELHQRAEQVWLPELSRLIKETKDPFLNAIYDRDPLEKIFWDRVVLTGDAAHPTTPHAARSTNMAITDAAVLGKCLEKWGPDHLYSALEEYQSIRKPVTSAQVLHSRRLGQMKQGLSIPGRERPFDPKTASLEDLEFIVNMKVPLFDVVPPILDSIFRSA, from the exons ATGAATATGAAGAAGCAGAAGCCAAAAGCTATTGTAGTTGGAGGAAGCATTGCTGGGGAATCATGCGCAAAAGCACTTGTTTCAGCAGGCTGGGATGTTGTTGTGATTGAGAAAACTCGTGGACCCCCAACCCAAAACCCAACCGGTGCTGGCCTTGGACTCGATCCATTGGCTCAGAAAATTGTTCAGTCATGGCTCCATGAACCTGAACTTCTTTACAACAACACTTTACCTATCACCATTACTGag AACCTAGCAACAGATGGGGAAAAGAAGATCAGCTGGGTAATAGGAAGAGAAGAAGGCGCTAAGTATCTGACAGCATATTGGGCTGATCTTCATGGCCTTATATACAATACTCTGCCAcctgaaatatttttatggggTCACCAGTACCTCTCTTTCTGTATTTCTGAAGACAAATTAACTGTCAAAGTTAGAGCTAAGGATCTCGAGACTGATGAAATAATCGAGATAGTAGGAGATTTGCTCGTCGGAGCAGATGGGATCCTCTCATCAATTGTTCAGAGCATTCTACCTGACTTCAAATTGAG GTACACAGGATACTGTGCGTGGAGaggtgtttttaatttttcagaaaacGATTCAGAAACCATCTTAGGCATTCGGAAATCGTATCCTGATATTGGGAAATGCTTTTACACGAATATTGGTTCAGGATCTCACATCTTAGTCACTGAGCTTAAGAAAGAGAAGTTCAATTGGGTTTGGTATGTCAATCAACCTGAGCCCGAGCTCAAG GGAAATACAACTTCTGTGAAAGTAAGCAGTGACATGATCGAGGAGTTGCACCAAAGAGCAGAGCAGGTTTGGTTACCTGAATTGTCAAGATTGATCAAAGAAACAAAGGATCCTTTCCTTAATGCTATATATGATCGTGATCCTTTGGAGAAAATCTTCTGGGACAGAGTGGTGCTAACAGGAGATGCAGCTCACCCGACAACTCCACACGCTGCCAGAAGCACAAACATGGCGATAACAGATGCAGCAGTGTTAGGAAAATGCCTCGAGAAGTGGGGGCCGGATCATTTATACTCTGCTCTGGAAGAATATCAATCCATTAGGAAACCTGTAACTTCAGCACAAGTTCTACATTCGCGACGATTGGGTCAAATGAAACAAGGGTTAAGTATTCCTGGAAGGGAGCGGCCTTTTGATCCAAAGACAGCAAGTCTAGAGGACTTGGAATTCATCGTTAACATGAAAGTGCCTCTTTTCGACGTTGTTCCTCCGATTCTTGATTCAATTTTTCGTTCTGCTTGA